The nucleotide window TACTTTCATTAAACGACCTGGTATTAATACATTAATCTTGGATTATACAAGTTTTAATTATGTGATTTTGATTTTGTTGGTGTTTTGCTTTTACTAATGAATTTTGATGGAATAATAAAAACAGGAGTTGAACCAAACAATGCCAATGGAGAAGTTGCTGTTGACCAATATCATCGTTATAAGGTGAGTGTACTAAGTTAATATATGCTGCAACATATAGGGGTCGGTAGTAATGTCGGAATTATttatgttgggattagttattATGATTATTAAGTATCGACTATTTGGTATGTATTAAAGGTTTTGAAAGGTCAGTTCCGTCTTTATTATTACAATCCCATATTGTGAATGTCTGACCTataatgtaaaaattcctttacgTATAAGTTAAACTCttcataaaattggaattacTGAATATAATATAAAGACTGAAGTTCAAGTACAGGACATTAAGCTGTTTGATTTTTTCCAGTAATGACTTCAAAAAGTCATGTTATTTGATGCCACTTTAATGGGTACAGGAGGATATTGATCTGTTGGCGAATCTGAATTTTGAAGCTTATCGCTTCTCTATTTCATGGTCCAGAATTTTCCCAAGTAATTTCCctattccttttttattttatagtcTATTCACTAGCCATTTGCAATAATAAGTGAAATTTTAATCTTTGCGTCTGAAATTTGTAATGTAGATGGGACTGGTAGAGTAAACTGGAAAGGAGTTGCTTATTATAACAGGTTGATCGACTACATGCTCGAAAGAGGTAACAATCATAGAGATTGTTGTTGTGAAAATACATAGTTTTTACTATACTGAAATTTAAACAAATTTTTAACAGGTATTACCCCATATGCTAATCTTAATCACTATGATTTACCACAAGCACTTCAAGATAGGTACAATGGATGGTTAAGCCGTGAAGTCGTGTAAGTATATCATCACTTAAACTCATGCTACTACCAACTATTTGCTTCTTTATTTGAGTTATGGTTTTTATTGTTGGAATATTGCAGGAAAGATTATGCTGATTATGCGGAGTTTTGTTTTAAGACATTTGGAGACAGAGTGAAGAACTGGTTTTCGTTTAATGAGCCAAGAGTTGTTGCTGCTTTAGGGTATGATACTGGATTCTTTGCACCCGGAAGATGTTCTAAACCATTTGGAAACTGCACTGAAGGAGATTCTGCAACTGAGCCTTATATTGTTGCCCATAATCTCATCTTATGTCATGCTACTGCAGCTCAGAGATACCGCGAAAAATATCAGGTAcgattttctctttctctttttcctACTTTGGAAATCAAAGATCGCCTTTTGACCTTATTTTCTAAATGCAATAACAGGAGAAACAGAAGGGAAAATTTGGCATTCTCTTGGATTTTGTGTGGTATGAACCTTTGACAAGAGGAAAAGCCGATAACTATGCTGCTCAAAGAGCAAGAGACTTTCATTTGGGATGGTAAGAGCTTTCACACATAGTAATGTAGTCATGTTGGAATTGCTAAATTAATGGGTGATTCTTACCGGTAGATCCAGAATTTAGATATTGTCGTTTCTGAGTTGAGAGAGTGGGTTCTGACTAACTATAATCATACTTTGGGGTTGTTCGACAGGTTTTTGCATCCTCTTGTATATGGTGAGTACCCAAAAACCATGCAAAATATTGTGGGGAAGCGATTACCCAAGTTCACGAAAGAAGAGGTTAAGATGGTCAAGGGATCAATTGATTTATTGGGCATAAACCAGTACACTGCCTACTACATGTATGATCCTCATTACACGACGCCACAACCCTTGGGATATCAACAGGACTGGAATGTTGGATTTGCTTGTAAGAAACTACTCTTTTACTAATTCTTAAGTTATAAATGAAACTACTTGTTTTAGTATGTAAGAGGTTCTACTGATTCTAATTCTTTCACTTGCTCTTATGTAGATGATCGCAAGGGAGTACCAATTGGTCCCAGGGTGAGTATATGATGAAGTTAACATTGTTTTTAACCTAAAAATGTACTAATATCCTAATTATTAGCTAACACTATCTTTATTGAATATGATTGTAGGCACACTCAGATTGGCTATATATCGTTCCATGGGGTCTACATAAGGCTGTCAACTATGTTAAAGAACGTTATGGAAATCCTACCATGATTCTGGCAGAAAATGGTATGGTTTGTTTAATTAGTGAAACTTTTCAAAGCTGCATTTGACAAAAAGAATGTCTGAACTAATAGTATATGATTTACAGGTATGGATTATGCGGGCAACATTACCCTTCCTAAAGCATTATATGACACCAAAAGGATTGCTTACTACAAGAGCTATTTGAAAGAACTAAAGAAGACTGTAGATGAAGGAGCTAATGTCATAGGCTATTTCGCGTGGTCATTGGTCGACAACTTTGAATGGAGATTGGGTTATACTTCCAGATTTGGCATTGTCTATGTTGATTTCAATACCCTCAAACGATACCCAAAGTTGTCAGCATTATGGTTCAAGAAATTACTTAGGCGCCACAAGCATTAAGGCGGCTCTGCCCTTGTCTGTCTTTTTTTACTCTCATTAAAAGTAGTTCAGTTTTTAGAATGTCTGTTTAGATTTTAGAGGACTTGAAACTCATAATGGGGCCTTTATTAGGCACTAGGATTTcaagttgtgttagtttaatacAAGAATGTTCTTTCTACAATATAGCTATGATGTTTGCAAGGAAATAAAAGAATGAATGATACAGCTTTAGTACTGCAATTCCTAATTCTTGACTTCTACTTATATAATTATATGCACAAGTCAGAACAAGTATTTTAAACTCTGTATCTACTTGGAACCTTCTAATTAATAAGCACTAAGAATCAAACTTACATAATTAGATTAGGGTTATGGTCTAGATAATGGAAGATTGACCAGTCTCGACctttaaaaaaaacttaaaaaatttatCACAGTTTACAGATTGCTTACCAGTGGAATGTTGGCAGAGGAATTGTTGTGTCTAATTGATGATAAAATTAAGAAATCTGCAAGATaatagactaaaaaggaaaagtGACTGATCAAAGTAAATTAATCAAGGCtgaaacaaattcaataaattaCACGCGAGAAAAGAAATTCAGTATAGAGTTTTTCTTGTTTTCTGAACTTTGACAATTACTCCTCTTAACCTTCCTTTCATTGGTAACTTTTCTTAATTCAATTCTTTTAATCGGCTTAGATTCCACACTTTTTTGTGATTCTGGAGTAGTACATACAACTTTCAGGCTTTCAACCTCAGTCACTTCTGAGATTTGTTCAGTAACACTTTCCATTTCATCTGGCTCAATTTCCTCCACTTTTCTTTTCCTAAAAAGGATTATTATCTGGAACTTTCAACACTTCTTTCTGCAGACTCTGTCTCTTTTCCCACCATTTTCCTAGTTGATATTGAAGGGCATAGCATGTTTTGAAGAGCTACTGCTTCCTCTATGCACTCCTTGTCGTCCATAAATGGACACTGGTTCTGTTCATCCGAGGCTTGCTTCGTCTCCACCACTGAAAGTGCCAACAAAAACTGTCTCTAATAAAAATTTGGAGCATCATTATCATTTTGCCAGCACATTATGTACCCCTTAGTTCCATTTAAATGCACTAGAAAACGATTGTAATATTAGTGACAATCTATATGTCATGCTTGCCTGTTGTTTCTTTTCTGGTTTTACTAGAAGAAATAGCAAGAAAACTGCCTAAATTTTGAAGCTTGAGCAGATGCCTGTTGTCGAGAGAATGGACCGCAAATTTTCTTGATGTTTGCAGTGGACACATGATTTACCTTGAGCAATTGCAGTTGCCAATGATGGAAGAATTTCTCTATTGACTGTCAAGGATAAATAGTTTTGCCATACCTTTCATTGCAAAAGCATCAGATATAGCAATTTAAAGCACTATTTTGCAAAAGGTCAGAGAATGCTGAAGCTTCATTCATAACAGAAGGCAAGCTCCAAGTAAGAGGAGGACAAATTTTGTCATATAACTCCAATAGGATGAAAACCACAAAGAAACTAAAGGATACGGTCCTAAGAAGTCAAGTTCTTCGTCCAGAAACTGCAACAGCTGTTCTGGGACAGGTTTCAAGTGCTTGGTCTGCTTCAAACTAATATCATATCTAATTAAACATAGAAGAAAAGTTTATCATTCACGTGTCAGCTGACAGAACAAATGCAGAACTATATAGAAAAGTTGTCATGTTAATTGTTAGACTCACATTCTAGCATGGTGGAAAACTGCAACAGCTTCTTTAAATGATTTTGTGTAATCTTCAGGGACTTGATCTCCCTTCTCAAACTTTAACATGGAAAGAACCTGTTAAACATTGGAAAATGATTTTTTATCTATGAAGCTCTAACTGTATAAATCTTTTCAGGACATctttgttgcggaagccaaatgtatatagtgtgaataagtcacaactactataccaaaattatgacagccaccaaataataaataagacaataaagcaacaataaagggaacaccagaatttacgaggttcggctaattttgcctactcctcggacacaaccaatattttattccactccaaaaatacaaatgaaataatactaaagagagaagatacaaatgccttaaacagatgagaaggcaaatgagaggtgtgtttaaatcctaaacattaagccttcttttataggggaaaaatccccccaaacttaactcccaaccaatgtgggactttggcattttgccaaacttcaacaaatctccaccttggcaaaattccacattttcaattctctctcaataacaaattttggttgtgtcttcatcttcaatcttcagtgttcaacaatgttgatcaaatccaaacaatgttgaaacttgatcgcagtcaccaccttagttagcatatcagcaggattctccgtagtatgaattttcttcactgtgactcctccttcttctatgatttctcgtacgaaatgataccgaacatcaatatgtttcgtccttgcatgataaacttggttcttcactaattgaataacactttgactatcacaaaaaattgtaatacctttttgttcaacaccaagctcctttagcaatctttgaagccaaattgcctccttcacagcctctgtaatagccatgtactctgcctctgttgtagacaaagcaactgttgactgcaaagtggacttccaactaactggtgcttttgcaaaagtaaacacataaccagtagttgatcttcgtttgtccagatcacccacaaaatctgagtcacaatatccaattaCAGACTGATTgtattcctgctcaaaaactaacctgatactacagtattatgaatataccgtagaatccacttcacagcttgccaatgctccttccctggattgtgcatatatctgctaataactccaacagcttgtgaaatgtcaggccttgtgcaaatcattgcatacatcaagctaccaacagcatttgcgtatggtacctttgacatatactttcgttcaacttcatccattggcgacatagtagtgcttagcttaaaatgggaagcaagtggagtactaactggcttagtcttgtcatctatgccaaaacgttgaagtactctcttcaaatattccttttgagataaacagagtttctttgaacgtctatctctaattatctccatgccaagaattttctttgcctcacccaaatccttcatctcgaactccttcttcagttatatcttcaacttatcaatttcttccaaatttttggaagctatcaacatatcatcaacatataggagaagatatacaaaggaaccatctttaagcttgtgcaaatacacacaatgatcgtatttacttctcttgtacccttgccgcaacataaactcgtcaaatcgcttgtaccattgtctagaagattgtttcaatccgtacaacgatttttcaagtttgcacaccatatttttttttccagcaactttgaatccttctggctgagtcatgtagatttcctcttccaagtttccatgtaaaaatgcagtttttacatccatctgaactagttccaaatccaattgtgctactaaagccaacataattctaagggaggaatgttttacaactggagaaaacacttcattgtaatcaattccctccttttgagcatatcctttggccaccaatcttgctttgtagcgaacatctacttggttaggaaatccttccttctttgcaaatacccatttgcacccaattgctttctttccctttgggagattggccaatctccatgtatgattctgatgaagggactgtatttcatcattcatggcaatcctccacttattttcttctgaactttggacaacgtctttataagtagtaggaatatcatcagctacaatttaggttgcacaagcaaccgtctctatgagacgaacaggtttcgttattgttctttttggcctgctggttgctattgattcaagttgttgttgaggttcctgagttggaatctcctctaccgGCTCTCCTTctagaggataatcttcatttgtttcctcctctgcttcttgtgtaggaaaaataaattttccctcaaactccacctgcttagaagcacctttattttgtttggtatcttctgttaccttatttaccatagcagattcatcaaaggtaacatccctgctgaatattactttctttgtcataggacaccataagcgatatcctttgactccagaagtaattcccataaaaatagccttctttgcccttggatccaattttgactccgtcacatgataatatgcagttgagccaaacacgtgcaaagagttataatctacagcaggttttccataccatttttcaaatggtgtcttgccattaatagcagcagatggtaagcgattaatgaggtggcatgcatatgtaattgcctcagcccaaaattctttgcccaagccagcattggacaacatacaccgtaccttctccagcaaggtccggttcatacgttctgccactccattttgttgtggtgtatgtctaacagtgaagtgtcggacgatgccatcattttcacataccttattgaaatgatcatttttgtattcacctccattgtctgtgcgaatacacttgatcctcctgcctgtctgattctccaccatcgtcttccatttgagaaaaattcccaacacttcatctttgctcttcattgtatacacccatactcttcgggaaaaatcatcaacaaaggttacaaaatagtgcttcccacccaatgaaggtgttttggaaggaccccaaacatcagagtgtacataatccaaaatgcctttagtattatggatcgctgtaccaaatttaacccttgtctgtttccctttgaca belongs to Nicotiana tabacum cultivar K326 chromosome 6, ASM71507v2, whole genome shotgun sequence and includes:
- the LOC107811992 gene encoding beta-glucosidase 44: MIKAISSPWLIMLLIAALSTVITVESDINDISPEKLSFDTGGLSRESFPKGFIFGTATSAYQVEGAASTDGRGPSIWDTFIKRPGVEPNNANGEVAVDQYHRYKEDIDLLANLNFEAYRFSISWSRIFPNGTGRVNWKGVAYYNRLIDYMLERGITPYANLNHYDLPQALQDRYNGWLSREVVKDYADYAEFCFKTFGDRVKNWFSFNEPRVVAALGYDTGFFAPGRCSKPFGNCTEGDSATEPYIVAHNLILCHATAAQRYREKYQEKQKGKFGILLDFVWYEPLTRGKADNYAAQRARDFHLGWFLHPLVYGEYPKTMQNIVGKRLPKFTKEEVKMVKGSIDLLGINQYTAYYMYDPHYTTPQPLGYQQDWNVGFAYDRKGVPIGPRAHSDWLYIVPWGLHKAVNYVKERYGNPTMILAENGMDYAGNITLPKALYDTKRIAYYKSYLKELKKTVDEGANVIGYFAWSLVDNFEWRLGYTSRFGIVYVDFNTLKRYPKLSALWFKKLLRRHKH